Proteins encoded by one window of Oligoflexia bacterium:
- the fabF gene encoding beta-ketoacyl-ACP synthase II produces MKKRVVVTGLGLVTPLGLNVEENLSAIQSGKSGIGKITRFDCEEYTTKIAAEVKGYDPKESIDPKSIKQMDLFIQYALTAALMAHKDSGLEINDANAQRVGVMVGAGLGGIGTIEETHEVILEKGPRRISPFFIPKIIANLAPGQISIALGAKGPNSCTVTACTTGTHNIGDAAKIIERGDADVMIAGGTESTISPLAVGGFGAMRALSKRNDEPELASRPFDLDRDGFVMGEGAGIVVLESLEHAQKRGAKIYAELAGYGMSADAYHMTAPSPNGEGAIRCMQAALTDAQMNIEDLNYINAHGTSTQLNDAGETAAIKTLFKDHAKHLKVSSTKSMTGHLLGAAGGVEAVYSVLSIHHQFVPPTINYTTPDPACDLDYVPNEAQQFKVDAVLSNSFGFGGTNGCLLFKKLA; encoded by the coding sequence ATGAAAAAGAGAGTTGTTGTAACAGGGCTTGGTTTGGTGACACCTCTAGGCTTAAATGTTGAAGAAAATTTATCAGCCATTCAATCTGGAAAAAGTGGTATTGGAAAGATCACTCGCTTTGACTGTGAGGAATACACAACCAAAATTGCTGCAGAGGTTAAAGGCTATGATCCTAAGGAAAGTATTGATCCAAAAAGTATTAAACAAATGGATTTGTTTATTCAGTATGCCCTAACAGCGGCGTTAATGGCACACAAAGATTCGGGTTTAGAAATTAATGATGCCAATGCTCAACGTGTGGGTGTGATGGTAGGTGCTGGTTTGGGTGGAATAGGTACCATTGAAGAAACCCATGAAGTGATTTTAGAAAAAGGGCCAAGAAGAATATCACCCTTTTTTATACCAAAAATTATTGCCAATTTGGCACCAGGACAAATTTCTATTGCTTTAGGCGCTAAAGGACCTAATTCTTGCACCGTTACTGCCTGTACAACGGGTACACACAATATAGGAGACGCCGCTAAAATTATTGAACGAGGTGATGCAGATGTCATGATTGCTGGAGGTACAGAGTCTACAATATCTCCACTTGCCGTAGGTGGTTTTGGAGCGATGCGCGCTTTATCCAAACGTAACGATGAGCCCGAATTGGCCAGTCGTCCTTTTGATTTGGATAGAGATGGTTTTGTCATGGGTGAAGGTGCAGGCATTGTTGTCTTAGAAAGTTTAGAGCATGCACAAAAAAGAGGAGCAAAGATTTATGCTGAACTTGCTGGCTATGGCATGAGTGCAGACGCATATCATATGACAGCACCTTCTCCAAATGGTGAAGGTGCAATCCGTTGTATGCAGGCAGCGTTGACCGATGCTCAGATGAACATAGAAGATTTAAATTATATCAACGCGCATGGTACTTCAACTCAACTTAATGATGCTGGAGAAACTGCAGCCATAAAAACATTATTTAAAGATCATGCTAAACATCTTAAAGTTAGTTCTACAAAATCCATGACCGGGCATTTATTGGGTGCAGCCGGTGGAGTTGAAGCGGTTTACAGTGTGTTGAGTATTCACCATCAATTTGTGCCACCCACCATTAACTATACAACTCCAGACCCAGCCTGTGATTTAGATTATGTTCCCAATGAAGCTCAGCAATTTAAAGTTGACGCGGTGCTAAGTAATTCGTTTGGTTTTGGTGGAACCAATGGCTGTTTATTGTTTAAAAAATTGGCCTGA